The following proteins are co-located in the Tenrec ecaudatus isolate mTenEca1 chromosome 11, mTenEca1.hap1, whole genome shotgun sequence genome:
- the LOC142460825 gene encoding large ribosomal subunit protein eL31-like, translating into MAPAKKGGEKKKCRSAINEVVTREYTINSHKHIHGMSFKKRAPLALKEIWKFGMKEMGTPDVRIDTRLNKAVWGKGIRNVPYRIHVWLSRKRNEDEDSPNKLYTLVTYVPVTTFKNL; encoded by the coding sequence ATGGCTCCCGCGAAGAAGGGCGGTGAGAAGAAGAAATGCCGTTCGGCTATCAACGAGGTCGTGACCAGGGAATACACCATCAACAGTCACAAGCATATCCATGGCATGAGCTTCAAGAAGCGTGCCCCTCTGGCGCTCAAGGAGATTTGGAAGTTTGGCATGAAGGAGATGGGGACACCAGATGTACGAATCGACACCAGGCTCAACAAAGCTGTGTGGGGCAAAGGAATCAGGAACGTCCCGTACCGCATCCATGTGTGGTTGTCCAGGAAACGTAACGAGGATGAAGATTCCCCAAACAAGCTGTATACACTGGTCACCTACGTGCCCGTCACCACTTTCAAAAACCTATAG